From a single Syngnathus scovelli strain Florida chromosome 2, RoL_Ssco_1.2, whole genome shotgun sequence genomic region:
- the LOC125988672 gene encoding uncharacterized protein isoform X7: MPRKSKKAQALKVTWQKRKNNTDSGSADKPTAAKELMAIEPENSMEVMSTSHDPVTCVLASYSQDHPKYADSRNSQCAANSVTFLAFLQETDNVTSAHLDLVLDRGNELYVATVAMLKAEGRYEHHHLATDEIPSIVNGFHKQHVLIKYQSMYGLFNSSIADVAFMMLRDGLQCLVSEINCAILVMNSLFIAVFQNQGRYGYFDPHARERDGLPLPAGAPHGTAVMMLFTHLNDLIDKLIQVFTLAGAAPTTQYELMPVSFQPIDNASDREMATDAESSLMRTHNDDAMLSQSAAEMTQRVVTGESRPCASKDYESIEEAHDNSKVECTQQKQTRDVLKIAKSKRKTFQRRTQAHKIIDKAMARVTKQETRRINANLKKKESYGQTPEIRQRKKSYIVTRYQQDPNFRVKQKSFAVDRYCKHDTIKMKQRSYIKQRYGHDDTFRNKQRSYIKQRYDHDDTFRNKQRSYIKQRYGHDDTFRKKQRSYINLRYSHDDQFRNKQRSYIKQRYGHDDQFRNKQRSYIKQRYSHDDTFRNKQRSYIKQRYGHDDEFRRKQRSYIKERYALDPVFRSKQKENTSLVWKAKHDSSMKANANRTAMKLLQKYRVINRLCKERNDCAIMKAVALFQVQVKNGPTFVCTVCHRALFPNQVRQLIQYKKNKDVVASCLTRRFVHVCDRECNTCCKVPDERKMEWICHTCHAHLKDGKMPALAVSNNLQLADIPTELCDLNILERHLVSKCISFAKIVPLPKGQQRAIRGNVVCVPSEVEETVNVLPRLRSRSQVLRVKLKRRLCYKGHQIFQTVTWSKLMSALIKLKQIHPQYRNITIRDDADLCDPTLADDESSSDGDEMNESDYNEEDLEAIHTFERDALCELNSDSQNDPCGNVQNQQSADNVEEGDAPNGGVILESCLQPNDVSEEIMSFTQGIYCVAPAERNNPVSFFRTPKLEAMAFPVQFPTGKNTLDEGRQIKLTPSKYFKTRLCCVDERFARDTNYLFFAQFVTEIYQATSSMRIQLRKGKPFTRDGRRINNAMLQDKREVEKLVRSKDAVRFMTPLRGTPAYWERTTKDLFAMIRQLGTPTFFCTFSAAEMRWEEVITAIKAQQGEVVNFAELDWATKCEILRSNPVTTMRMFDKRVEALFRDLILSPAQPIGEVVDYFYRLEFQHRGSPHIHCLIWVKGAPVFEEASEGAICEFVSRYISAQLPDPEKEPELYKKVTEVQMHSKSHSKTCVKHQGANCRFGFPKQPCETTMIITPAACENQDQHKEKQVVANDKLVRVQRLLNEPETSSLTLPQLLAKCKLTDAEYMECLYMTASKSSVVLKRDPKDCWVNNYNRHLLLAWDGNLDIQYILNAYSCIAYICSYISKAEHGLSQYLKSVIENSRNENVNESDEMKQIMQAYSKKREVSAQECVARACGLHMKQSSRSMIFVQTSDNALKMSYPLSLLEGKTQESHEVWMTGLPDKYKCRPQTKDFEVMCLADFASTCRIVYGKQVRGKNVLRLLNDMGFVQKRKEKPAVIKYCKFSEQKNPEEYYCSLLKLYLPHRANCQLKSERCPSYQLFHDHACVQLPYSDSVERVCEIVKRNRERYEKHSKDIDDAIQEVEESGLVINEWCHLAPESELQRLECIEEINARDEPNDNVEENVPDYNVRSETTEISIVTEAAAIDPTVLRDMYRNLNQKQAAVFYKRLPKY, from the coding sequence ATGCCACGCAAAAGCAAGaaggcgcaagctctcaaagtaACCTGGCAAAAGCGTAAAAATAACACAGACTCTGGAAGTGCAGATAAACCAACAGCCGCCAAAGAATTGATGGCCATTGAACCTGAAAACTCTATGGAGGTAATGTCTACATCTCATGATCCTGTAACATGCGTTTTGGCATCCTACAGTCAAGATCATCCAAAGTATGCTGATTCCAGAAACAGTCAGTGTGCTGCAAACTCTGTTACATTTCTAGCTTTCCTGCAGGAGACAGACAATGTGACCAGTGCTCACCTGGACCTTGTTCTCGATCGAGGCAATGAGCTCTATGTGGCTACTGTGGCTATGCTGAAAGCAGAAGGACGGTAcgaacatcatcatttggcaacCGATGAAATTCCATCCATTGTGAATGGCTTTCACAAACAACATGTGTTAATAAAGTATCAGTCAATGTATGGTCTTTTCAATTCCTCTATTGCTGATGTGGCATTTATGATGCTCCGTGACGGACTTCAGTGCCTGGTGTCAGAGATAAATTGTGCTATTTTGGTTATGAATTCATTGTTTATTGCAGTTTTCCAAAACCAAGGAAGATATGGCTATTTTGATCCACACGCCAGAGAACGTGATGGGCTCCCTCTGCCCGCCGGTGCACCACATGGTACAGCTGTCATGATGCTTTTTACACATTTGAACGATCTGATAGATAAGCTCATACAGGTTTTCACTCTGGCTGGTGCCGCTCCCACTACTCAATATGAATTGATGCCGGTAAGTTTTCAACCTATTGACAATGCAAGTGATCGTGAAATGGCGACTGATGCAGAATCGTCTCTTATGAGAACACACAATGATGATGCTATGTTAAGCCAGTCTGCTGCTGAGATGACACAGCGTGTGGTGACGGGTGAGTCCAGACCATGTGCTAGCAAAGACTACGAGTCCATTGAGGAGGCGCATGACAACAGTAAGGTGGAAtgtacacaacaaaaacaaacacgagATGTGTTGAAAATTGCGAAATCCAAAAGGAAAACATTTCAAAGACGAACTCAAGCCCATAAGATAATTGATAAAGCTATGGCGAGAGTCACAAAACAAGAAACAAGGCGAATAAACgcaaacctgaaaaaaaaggaaagttacGGCCAAACTCCAGAGATTAGACAACGTAAAAAGTCCTACATAGTGACTCGCTACCAGCAAGACCCTAATTTCCGTGTAAAACAAAAGTCGTTTGCAGTCGACCGCTATTGCAAACATGACACAATTAAGATGAAACAGCGATCTTATATCAAGCAGAGATATGGTCATGACGATACATTTCGGAACAAACAACGTTCCTATATCAAGCAGAGGTATGATCATGACGATACATTTCGGAACAAACAACGTTCTTATATCAAGCAGAGATATGGTCATGACGATACATTTCGGAAGAAACAACGTTCCTATATCAATCTGAGATATAGTCATGACGATCAATTTCGGAACAAACAACGTTCCTATATCAAGCAAAGATATGGTCATGACGATCAATTTCGGAACAAACAACGTTCCTATATCAAGCAGAGATATAGTCATGACGATACATTTCGGAACAAACAACGTTCCTACATCAAGCAAAGATATGGTCATGACGATGAATTTAGGCGTAAACAACGATCTTATATCAAAGAACGTTACGCACTTGATCCTGTATTCAGATCCAAGCAGAAAGAAAACACGAGTTTGGTCTGGAAAGCCAAACATGATTCATCAATGAAGGCAAATGCAAATCGCACTGCAATGAAACTGCTACAAAAATACAGAGTCATCAACAGATTATGTAAAGAGAGAAACGACTGCGCAATCATGAAAGCTGTTGCGCTCTTCCAAGTTCAGGTAAAAAATGGACCGACTTTTGTTTGCACAGTTTGCCACAGAGCATTATTTCCCAATCAAGTACGCCAGCTGATCCAATATAAGAAAAACAAGGACGTTGTTGCAAGTTGCCTTACACGAAGGTTTGTTCATGTTTGTGATCGTGAATGTAACACATGCTGCAAAGTACCGGATGAGAGAAAAATGGAGTGGATATGTCACACCTGCCATGCACATCTCAAAGATGGTAAAATGCCAGCACTTGCTGTAAGTAACAATCTCCAACTTGCAGACATTCCCACTGAACTGTGTGATCTGAATATTCTGGAAAGACATCttgtttcaaaatgcatttcattTGCCAAAATTGTCCCTCTGCCAAAGGGTCAACAACGAGCCATTCGTGGGAATGTTGTGTGTGTACcatctgaagtggaagaaacggtCAATGTCTTGCCCAGACTAAGAAGTAGGTCTCAGGTGTTGCGAGTGAAACTGAAGAGACGACTCTGTTACAAAGGGCATCAGATATTTCAAACTGTCACGTGGTCCAAGCTAATGAGTGCCCTGATaaaactgaaacaaattcatcCGCAGTACAGAAACATAACCATTCGCGACGATGCTGACCTTTGTGACCCGACGCTCGCTGATGACGAGAGCAGCTCTGATGGAGACGAAATGAACGAAAGTGACTACAATGAGGAAGACCTCGAGGCAATCCACACATTTGAGAGGGATGCTCTCTGTGAATTGAACAGTGACTCACAGAATGATCCTTGTGGTAATGTGCAAAACCAACAGAGTGCTGACAATGTGGAAGAAGGTGATGCACCAAACGGTGGGGTTATCCTGGAGTCATGTCTCCAACCAAATGATGTGTCAGAGGAAATTATGAGTTTTACTCAAGGCATTTACTGTGTGGCTCCTGCAGAAAGAAATAACCCTGTAAGCTTTTTCAGGACACCCAAACTTGAGGCCATGGCATTTCCAGTGCAGTTTCCAACTGGAAAAAACACCCTTGATGAAGGGAGACAAATAAAACTCACACCaagcaaatatttcaaaacacgTCTGTGTTGTGTGGATGAACGTTTTGCTCGTGATACAAACTACTTGTTCTTTGCTCAGTTTGTGACTGAAATTTACCAGGCAACATCAAGCATGAGAATCCAGCTACGCAAAGGTAAACCTTTTACCAGGGATGGTCGAAGGATAAACAATGCTATGCTGCAGGACAAACGTGAAGTTGAAAAACTGGTGCGCAGCAAAGATGCCGTCCGTTTTATGACTCCCCTGAGAGGGACGCCAGCCTATTGGGAAAGAACCACCAAAGATCTCTTTGCAATGATCCGACAGCTGGGTACACCCACATTTTTCTGCACATTTTCTGCTGCCGAAATGCGTTGGGAAGAGGTCATCACTGCCATTAAAGCGCAACAAGGTGAGGTGGTGAATTTTGCTGAACTTGACTGGGCTACCAAGTGTGAGATTCTGCGCAGCAATCCAGTGACGACAATGCGCATGTTTGACAAACGTGTGGAAGCTCTGTTCAGAGATTTGATCCTCTCTCCGGCACAACCGATTGGTGAAGTCGTTGACTACTTCTACAGGTTAGAGTTTCAGCACAGAGGAAGTCCTCACATTCATTGTCTCATATGGGTTAAAGGTGCCCCTGTGTTTGAGGAAGCCTCAGAAGGAGCCATCTGTGAATTTGTGTCTCGCTACATCTCGGCTCAGCTGCCGGACCCAGAAAAGGAACCCGAATTGTATAAAAAAGTCACAGAAGttcagatgcacagcaaaagtcACTCCAAAACGTGTGTCAAACACCAAGGTGCAAACTGCAGATTTGGTTTTCCCAAACAACCGTGCGAAACCACAATGATCATCACACCTGCAGCctgtgaaaatcaagatcaacacAAGGAGAAGCAGGTGGTGGCAAATGACAAGCTTGTTCGTGTGCAGCGTTTGCTGAATGAACCTGAAACATCATCCCTGACTTTGCCACAGCTTTTGGCTAAATGCAAGCTCACTGATGCTGAGTACATGGAATGTTTGTACATGACCGCCTCAAAGAGTTCGGTTGTGCTCAAGCGAGATCCAAAAGACTGCTGGGTGAACAACTACAACCGCCATTTGCTTCTTGCCTGGGATGGCAACTTGGACATCCAGTACATTCTGAATGCCTATTCGTGCATCGCATACATCTGCAGCTACATCAGCAAAGCTGAACACGGTCTGAGTCAATACTTGAAATCTGTTATTGAAAACTCACGCAATGAAAATGTCAATGAGAgtgatgaaatgaaacaaatcaTGCAAGCGTActcaaaaaaaagagaagtgagTGCTCAGGAGTGTGTCGCACGTGCGTGCGGCTTGCATATGAAACAGTCCTCTCGCAGTATGATATTTGTACAAACGAGTGACAATGCGCTGAAAATGAGTTATCCTCTCTCACTCCTTGAGGGCAAAACGCAGGAGTCTCATGAAGTGTGGATGACTGGCCTGCCAGACAAATATAAATGCAGACCCCAAACGAAGGACTTTGAAGTGATGTGCTTGGCTGATTTTGCATCAACATGCAGAATTGTTTATGGCAAACAGGTAAGAGGCAAAAATGTTTTGCGTCTGCTGAATGACATGGGGTTTgtccagaaaagaaaagaaaaacctgcAGTCATCAAATATTGCAAATTCTCAGAACAAAAGAATCCAGAGGAATATTATTGCTCCTTGCTCAAGCTGTACCTGCCTCATCGTGCTAATTGCCAGTTAAAATCTGAACGCTGTCCCTCATATCAGTTGTTTCATGATCATGCCTGTGTACAGTTACCATATAGTGACTCTGTGGAGCGTGTGTGCGAAATTGTCAAAAGGAACAGAGAAAGGTATGAGAAACACAGTAAAGACATTGACGATGCCATCCAAGAGGTGGAGGAGAGTGGGCTTGTCATAAACGAAT